A region of Dioscorea cayenensis subsp. rotundata cultivar TDr96_F1 chromosome 5, TDr96_F1_v2_PseudoChromosome.rev07_lg8_w22 25.fasta, whole genome shotgun sequence DNA encodes the following proteins:
- the LOC120261989 gene encoding uncharacterized protein LOC120261989 — MEHSFHNVGRQVRLVGFHDGTIEPSIDEPHRWQDFAVRSWIYGSVSEEIEIIVEPNQTKRETWTTIEELFRYNKESRTVFLKAEFRSIVQGDMTIADYCRKIKKISDALCDVGQPVFDKTLVLNTLRGLNKRFSSTAQLIPLLYPFPSFLCTRSILAMMEIKAAHETVVVAGTALLSFTAGALSNSQSGISGRSDKRGKSSGGRKKWNKSSNKSRDNSHVNAGGNGDVNARPGAPRGGPAFLGLGPLRPRPTQQEVYLCCLHRLPLNLHRQLRTLSALSQQ; from the coding sequence ATGGAGCACTCTTTTCACAATGTTGGTCGGCAAGTACGGCTTGTTGGGTTTCATGACGGAACCATCGAACCCAGCATCGATGAACCTCACCGGTGGCAGGACTTCGCCGTTCGTTCGTGGATCTACGGCTCAGTCAGCGAGGAGATCGAGATCATCGTCGAACCCAATCAGACGAAGCGCGAGACTTGGACTACGATCGAGGAGCTCTTCCGTTACAATAAGGAGAGTCGCACTGTCTTCCTCAAAGCGGAATTCCGCAGCATCGTCCAAGGGGACATGACCATCGCCGACTACTGCCgtaaaatcaagaaaatctCCGACGCTCTGTGTGATGTTGGGCAGCCGGTGTTCGATAAGACTCTCGTCCTCAACACTCTTCGCGGTTTAAACAAGCGGTTCTCCTCTACAGCCCAGCTGATTCCCCTACTTTATCCTTTTCCTAGTTTTTTATGCACAAGGTCTATCCTCGCCATGATGGAGATAAAAGCGGCCCATGAGACCGTTGTGGTGGCCGGTACGGCGCTGCTGTCCTTCACCGCCGGAGCCTTGTCCAACTCCCAGTCCGGCATCAGTGGACGCTCCGACAAGCGCGGTAAGTCGTCAGGAGGGAGAAAGAAGTGGAATAAATCCTCCAACAAATCACGTGACAACAGCCATGTGAACGCCGGTGGCAACGGCGACGTCAACGCTCGTCCGGGCGCCCCTAGAGGAGGGCCGGCATTCTTAGGCCTCGGCCCACTACGCCCCAGGCCTACACAGCAAGAGGTCTACCTGTGTTGCTTGCACCGCTTGCCACTCAACCTGCATCGTCAACTTAGGACTCTATCGGCCTTATCGCAGCAATGA